Sequence from the Vanessa tameamea isolate UH-Manoa-2023 chromosome 4, ilVanTame1 primary haplotype, whole genome shotgun sequence genome:
CAAACGCTTATAACCGTGCCGTTCTGCAGAGACCCATCCAAACCTGTGCCAACTTTACCTCCAGACGAACCAGACATATATTCGAGAAGAGAAAGTTTTAGCAAACCCGTCATCTATAAGAAGCCACCAAACCTTTCCCCCCAAAGCTTTTACCACCCACCCGCTCCTTGGTCCAGCGGCGGAGACGATACGGATATTTTAGAAAACAGCGCCGGTCGAAGATCGAGCAATGCACGTGGCAGCTTTACTGTTGACAAGAGCGATCTGCCAGACCCAATCAGTGAGTTACAGGCCTTGGCTAAATCTTCAAGGCACTCGAGAGAGGAAGATGATGATGAGCCCCCGTTTAATTTTCAGGCTATGCTGAAAAAAACTCCGAAGAATAGAGCATCCATGAAGAGACAGAGTGAAACGTATGATGATCCGCAAGATAACTCAACTAGATTTTCGGCCAACTCACGTTATGTGAACACTTCTTATGGGGCACCGGTTTCTAGAAAGCATATAATTTCACCTAATGAGGCATCATCTGTCGCTCTGTCCCCTACCCATTCAATCGCTTCTAATAAACTGCCACCAAAGCATGACTTTGATAGAGTTTCTCATGATTTTGATGACTCCGGATTTGAAAAGAGGTCTTCTCAACAAAATCGTGGTTACGGAGACAACAAAGACGACACCGAAACGATTGAAATAGCACCGGGAATAACCGTTGAGGGTTCCGTGGCAGATTTGTAAATGCGAAaccaaaatatgttttgtaaaaaatatatttattctcatTTACCATCGAAGCAtacattattcttatattatggCGTtactctattaatatttttgaatttgatattaaagCCATATATTACTTGTTGTTTAGTACATAAAGCTTATCGTTAtgcttaagtaaaatatatttttctcaatagagttaagtatattaaatacgaatttTCAAAACTTAAAGCGAGTCATTATGGTATCATAATTTTGTCAACATATATTCTCATACACATCATagaaaaatatgtcatttttaattttcttacatataataatatagcttaaTCGAAATTGCTTtggtaacttattatttacttaaacatctaaacaaaataatatcaataatattattagtaaaataaagcgTGTGGTCCTTCTTAACCGGCTATTGTCTGACTTTACCGTGgaaaaagtacataattattaaacataacatataacttatttatactAGTGTATTACGTATGAGATTAGAATATCACTCGTGttgcaaatattattgttatttcatcTCAAATTGTAtcggaaaatataataaaattattatcgaaaAACTGTGTtactttatgaaataataaatattccctGATATATCCAaattatttctgtataaaaGTATATGAAAACATTATAAGAACAGCATAAGAATAAACGATTTTACATTTTCATGTTCTCGGTTCTAAACACATTATTTCATTGATAATCACATCAGAGAAATGAAAACACAACACAAATTATACTTCAATGCTATTAAGAAAGCACGTAACAGTAGACACTTTGATATGTTTTTCATAAGACTGTTTAAAGTTACATCCATAGTTATGATTACATAATTTTTcctcaatatttatatagaacatattatattttaggtataaCTTATTTCAGTACATATATGAGAGAATACGGattgtttttcattattgtttagatataaaaaataggcTTATTGAACTCTGAGAGGAACATGACAGGCGGCCTACATTGAAAACAAATTCAGGTTACAGACACTCACATAAAATCTTGAAAAATTtaggattaataaaaaatattcaaccctgtttaaataattgataatataatatattgtgttgattacgacaattttattaaacttaatgcCTTCTGTTGAATTACtctttgtattatttcttacatattGAATCCTATCTATTTAGGTATCTCATCTATTGTCTATGACTCTAACCATTAATAtcgtaagaataaaaataattttactcattAATTACcttcaaaatttattacaaatccaAAAAGGCCTTATTCACAATTATAACCTATTactgataaaatttcaattttaaactgtgtaatgaatacaaaaaatctATCGATAATAGTGTAGTACTTAAAAGAACAACTTTAGAAAATCCTTGATAAATGAATTAGAATAAAACAttcttaaacataattattatacaataaaaaaatcattattttatatttatttgttgaattaaTATTCCTTACTTTGTAATGCGAGCATTTTATGCGTTTAATCTGAATAAGGCTTtatattggaaaaaaattatacatttttgtataaaaattaggtCATTCACTCACTCGTTGTTTTATACACCACATATAATAAtcacaataacattaaaaagttaAGTGGATTGtgcaaaaatacaaatttgcaAAGAAggccttaaaaataatttaaaatacatctaaAGTCTAaacatgtatatgtatttttccaCCACAGAAATCACATTCCACAGTTATTGCCAAGATTTCTAATTGACTTAAATACTACGAACATTAAaaagtacattataaaaatatcttcttaTACAAGAAAGGGTATATTTTTACGATAAGCTCTCTATTTGTTCAGTcgtaactaatttataaaatgattgaatgattgaattaaaaaaaaaaagttaattttgagTACAAACATTTTATGCACAAATCTCAATAGAATTGTTACAAAAACACAAATACAATCTACCGTCCcatcataaaacatatatagttAGGCAATAAAAGTATGCCACAACACGTAGTAAACTTGAATTTTAATCTAACATATAATCAAATCTTTACAATTTTGCTGTATTCAGTTAAGTGTGGCTGACACATAATGACATTTATTTGCTTACTTGTATTAATTCTATTGAAATCAACTGTAACTTTCATGAACTTAAGCTTGATCTGAGCATCATAaaaggtataaatattttaaggtgGATCAATGGACTagtcaaatgattttatttacttacaaaatttttaacataactCTCATTCGtcatattcgtttattttatagttatttaaacaaactaaTATTACGAATCTTAACTGCTAAACATTTGACTTGTTTGAGTTGAGATCATCATcactaaattatatcaaataaacactaatattattataattatcaccatttttttattatgaaatgtgataaaaaaaatgttactgacCATAGTATTAATTTGTTACCATCACTAGAAATGTGTTAccatagtaataaaatataaattctaaaattataataagttttaactaAATGGCTTGTTACAATGCATATTgacttgattatttttaaagcatCGTCTTTTCTTTTAAGTAACTAGTTACTATATTAGTTTGCCAGTTATGCaacaaatataaagttatgaAGAGCGATTTCCGttcataataatcttaataattacttttttttatcaatttatataaaaataccacTTATTTATTAGACtttgattattgttatttgcCTATAATATCGACTGGctggtatttaattttaaatgattattatcacttttaatataattctaaaatgacTATATACTGAGGTTAATTTGGACTTGCTTAAAGTGTTGTCAGAAAAGTTAACATAGATTACTGTacggaatttataaaaaaatataaatttgataaatgtgGACTAATCCACAGctttgaaattgatttttttatattataagatcaACAGACCTCAGCTTAACCATACTAAAGACCAGATAAATTCACTTTGTCTACATCGACAATTGTTTTTctgaactatattataaatccttatagactatttaaaatatatatatatatatatatgttattttatatacctcTACCtctcaatacatacatataaaatagaaatatataattaaaatatttttcaaaatgctTGCATCgagaatacttaaaaataagcTCTTAAAGATTGGCagttttgtgtataaaataaatttttgataagAGAAAATTTTATACCCTGGATAATTATTACTGGCATTAGCAATTTCTTATTTGGCCCAATGTCTGGGTTAAATATGATTTGTTAATCAAAGTAATCAGTGCACGATTTCATACAATTTGAttgatttcttttataaatacgattatatggaataagagaaaaatataatgCTAGTTGTTTTAAATTCTGAGACTAGTgcgattgttttaaaaaatattttataatcgcaGTGGCATTCCAAatattttggtttatatttcatatgctGACActacttttaaaatagtattttgtaaACTTGGTTAAAAATCATTTGCTCATCATTCAAAGTACTTAGTGCTTGAGGTCATGCTATAtatatgaaagatttttttgtttaagtgtaTACAAATAATCTAGTAGAATAGAAAAGACATACCCTAGGCAGTTTTGTCATTGACACTAGTGCCGTTATTGTCAGATATACCGACTTGTCCCAATAACTGGGCTACACTTGGCTCGTTTAGAGTAAGTACTGCATGCGCTTCAACCATGACTACAAGGGAGTTTCTTGCTTCTTCATGTGGAACGCCATGAGCTCTGGTGGCGTGGGAATACCATGCTCCAGTAGATGGTAGTACTGAAACGCACCATTTGCATGACAATCTgtagagaaaaataatatatacatcacattaataaatgcaatatgaaatgtttgtgtttgtaactgaattttaattaatgatctGGAAGGATACCAATCCACGCTCACATTAGCCCTCTCATAATATTTGACAAAGGAGTTGATTATGTACATAGAGCCTTTAATGGCCAAGTGGTTATAAGAGTTGAATCTTAATCGACGATTTAGAATTCAAACTGGggccaagcaccactgaactcatgtgcttaatttgtatttataattcatctcatgcttggAGTTGAAGGCAAACAtggtgaggaaaccagcatgttgTGGATAATAATCTGTCATGCATATTCTTAAACTCGCATAGGAGAAACGTAATGGAGCAAAGTTTATACCCCTCCCCTATATAAGAGAGAAGGCCTTCACCCAGCAGTAGAAAGTTAAGGCCACAAAGAGAGAAGTTAAGACAAACTTCTAACTAGAAACGTCCATCATTTCATGTAAAATTTATGctaaattattaactattatctAACTGctgaatttagaataaatataagagAACTATAAAGGTTTGTCAGATTCTCTGAAAATTCTCAAATTATGTCATTGTCGgcttatacttaatataactcACCTGTTAGTCATGTGTCTAGACTTAACATGTCTCCGTCTATAACCCCAGCTATTGTAAACTCTGGGACAGAATGGACATGGGAATGATGGGTTTGCATAACATGTGGTAGTTttgtctgaaataaaatattaacagtaataatttaaaaaattcataagATCAATTATAggttttatatctaaaatatcaGCAAAAAATGTGATGAAAACAATATAGCAGCAAATTTTGTGGACgcacatatttaataaactcattcaATCATTACTGTTTACTACAAGTCATTGAAAAAACACTAAAAAGTGAAAATGATAACAATATACCTTTTACACTTTGTGCTTCACtggaaacaaaatttaaattctcaGTTGTTATACTTAAGGATTCTACTATAGTACCACTCTGTAATACTGTCTCTACTTCCTTGTCAATCTCTATTTCTTTGTCATCATCCTgctctatatttttttcatttatcatgttTAAGCATGGCTGTGTACTGCTGACTTCATTAATCCACTTCTTAACACAACGATCAGAAGCCATATTACACATAGATTTATTTGGAACATTTTCAGGACTAACAGAGTATTTTTTCTCGATTGAATCTTCTAAAACGGCAATGTCTGTATCGTTAGTGTTTTCTCCTGAATAATCAGTTAGTGGTGAATCGACTGGCTCTACTTTGGGCACAATGTtctgtaaataatatagattttaatagaaattcacATCAAACTGTTACATTCATCACTATGTTACTTGctatgtattaaatatgaaaatttaattcatcTTTTCTAATATATGATCTGAACCTATTGACCAAACTTTGACAACATTTGgaacaaaactttttaatagaaaaaatgcaatgCTTTTTAACTTACTGCTGCATGGATTAATTTAAGCTTAcacatttatagtttttatgtaagaacaaaatcaaaacaaaaatgcaTATCATGATTGTGAAATTCAATTGATAAAACAAAGTGATAACTttactaatactaattataatattgaatggaTACATGTATCATTTATCAGTATACATAgggttttaatatttcacaacTATGATATAAAGTTTTCACAGAAGTATTCTatactagttttataatataacttttttgtacAACTACACTAACTATtaaaatctgtaaataaaaatgccgTGCGAATATAgccaaatataatatagattgtcTCATTATTTATGAACACAAACCAAGCACATTCAGTAGTTGTTCCCCAGATTAAACCCAACAAACTTTTGTAAGGTCCACATCTCTCAGAACATTTCGACTTTTATAAGATTATATGCAATTATGTGTATCATTGAAAAGAATTGATATGAAAAGCATGGAATTATTTGATTGAATACTTACGGGGTTTTTGTGGACATCAGAGTTTGACACGGTGATAGCATTATCTAGTTTTACAGGACACGGCATTAGTTTTTTATTGCTCTTATTTCCATCATCCTGCTCACTTTTCTTTCGTTTTTTAGATAAAGCCTGCGTGGAAGTTGCAGTTTTCTAGAAGCATTATCATTTTTTAGTTGCAAGAAATTATCTG
This genomic interval carries:
- the LOC113394365 gene encoding zinc finger protein 131-like, with protein sequence MANQEISLKWNGYQNNILSNVKELFKDEGLSDVTLVSEGQSFKAHKVILSANSSVFRTIFQQNPHKDPIIVLHDINTDSLQTLLRFMYNGEVNVTEEFLPILLKTAEALRICGLSTGNDAARDDEKTATSTQALSKKRKKSEQDDGNKSNKKLMPCPVKLDNAITVSNSDVHKNPNIVPKVEPVDSPLTDYSGENTNDTDIAVLEDSIEKKYSVSPENVPNKSMCNMASDRCVKKWINEVSSTQPCLNMINEKNIEQDDDKEIEIDKEVETVLQSGTIVESLSITTENLNFVSSEAQSVKDKTTTCYANPSFPCPFCPRVYNSWGYRRRHVKSRHMTNRLSCKWCVSVLPSTGAWYSHATRAHGVPHEEARNSLVVMVEAHAVLTLNEPSVAQLLGQVGISDNNGTSVNDKTA